A part of Variovorax sp. HW608 genomic DNA contains:
- a CDS encoding SDR family NAD(P)-dependent oxidoreductase, producing the protein MTMPLMRPKRKNPVLRTRQMNLPPWARGRVALGITAGAAEGRFVLQTCEACGTVQYPPREACHKCLSPLLHWREQSGEGELLSATTLHHSNDLFFRERLPWRLGLVHLDAGPTLMVHLHGEVGDAPRRVRVGARLDRAGQAVLIGFPNEGSPHMADDKMLREMTSDPKFRKVLVTDGKTEVGQAIVRALVKAGADIVWVGHAEPWKKMGGGLDDITALPQVTLVPLDLTNGRSVSELAGEIGGKVDIVINNAEVHRTFGIGARRGTDVAKAEMDINYFGLLRLAQEFGPALKGRSADGVTGATAWVNLLSIYALTNFPPHGTFSASKAAAHSLAQCLRAEMRPAGIRVINVFPGPIDDEWNQHTPPPKLAPGALANAIVKALRDGVEDVYPGDVAQEWLERWRDNPKILERELAAGGS; encoded by the coding sequence ATGACCATGCCCTTGATGCGCCCCAAGCGCAAGAACCCCGTCCTGCGTACGCGGCAGATGAACCTGCCGCCGTGGGCACGCGGCCGCGTCGCGCTCGGCATCACGGCCGGTGCCGCCGAGGGCCGCTTCGTATTGCAGACCTGCGAAGCCTGCGGCACCGTGCAATACCCGCCGCGCGAGGCCTGCCACAAGTGCCTTTCGCCCCTTCTTCACTGGCGCGAACAGAGCGGCGAAGGCGAGCTGCTGAGCGCCACCACCTTGCACCACAGCAACGACCTGTTCTTCCGTGAACGGCTGCCATGGCGGCTGGGCCTCGTGCATCTGGATGCCGGCCCGACCTTGATGGTCCACCTCCACGGCGAGGTCGGCGATGCACCGCGGCGCGTGCGTGTCGGCGCCCGGCTCGACCGCGCCGGACAAGCCGTCCTCATTGGATTTCCGAACGAAGGGAGCCCCCATATGGCTGACGACAAGATGCTCCGTGAAATGACGAGCGACCCGAAATTCCGCAAGGTGCTGGTCACCGACGGCAAGACCGAAGTGGGCCAGGCGATCGTGCGCGCGCTGGTCAAGGCCGGCGCCGACATCGTCTGGGTCGGCCACGCCGAGCCGTGGAAGAAGATGGGCGGTGGCCTCGACGACATCACCGCGCTGCCGCAGGTCACGCTGGTGCCGCTGGACCTGACCAACGGCCGCTCGGTGAGCGAACTGGCCGGCGAGATCGGCGGCAAGGTCGATATCGTCATCAACAACGCGGAAGTGCATCGCACCTTCGGCATTGGCGCACGTCGCGGCACCGACGTGGCGAAGGCCGAGATGGACATCAACTACTTCGGCCTGCTGCGATTGGCGCAGGAATTCGGCCCGGCGCTCAAGGGCCGCTCGGCCGATGGTGTGACCGGCGCGACCGCGTGGGTCAACCTGCTGTCGATCTATGCGCTGACCAACTTCCCGCCGCATGGCACGTTCAGCGCATCGAAGGCGGCCGCGCACTCGCTTGCGCAATGCCTGCGCGCCGAGATGCGGCCGGCGGGCATTCGGGTCATCAACGTGTTCCCCGGCCCGATCGACGACGAATGGAACCAGCACACGCCGCCGCCCAAGCTGGCGCCGGGCGCGCTCGCGAATGCGATCGTCAAGGCGCTGCGCGATGGCGTCGAGGACGTGTATCCCGGCGACGTGGCCCAGGAGTGGCTGGAGCGCTGGCGCGACAACCCCAAGATCCTCGAACGCGAGTTGGCCGCGGGCGGTAGCTGA
- a CDS encoding thiamine pyrophosphate-dependent enzyme, with product MAERSFVEEVKKLRLSGGEVFRGEGILAVTKALLESGVSYVAGYQGAPISHLMDVLADAQDILTEHGIRFENSASEATAAATLAASVNYPLRGAVTFKATVGTNVASDALANLASGGVTGGALVIVGEDYGEGSSIMQERSHAFAMKSQIWLLDPRPNLPSIVDAVKQGFDLSEASHTPVMLQLRIRACHVHGQFVAGDNRRAKFTLKEALENPQRDVSRIVLPPASFLHEQEKVKDRWPAAVKFIEERQLNEFFSEDADDIGIIVQGGSYNTLMRALERLDLADVYGNTKVPLYVMNVAYPVIESEVLRFCEGKRAVLVVEEGQPNFIEQNLATILRQAGSGTALHGKDMLPVAGEYTAAELLKGARSFGERYGRLQALPVPAPVRKVIPLKAVAEPAKPLAESVHARPPGFCTGCPERPIFSAMKLVERELGAHHVSADIGCHLFSILPPFNIGNTTMGYGLGAAGAAALNTQAGKRAISVMGDGGFWHNGLTSGIANAVFNESDNLTIVVDNNYTSATGGQDILSSKAVNATRSTGHEIERAVRGVGVKWVRTLRRTYDVAGMRDALKDALTTRQKGPKVLVAQSECMLNRQRREKPLVRKAIAEGKRQVREKFGVDSDTCTGDHSCIRLSGCPSLSIKPNPDPLRTDPVAHVLDSCVGCGVCGEVSHAAVLCPSFYKAQIVSNPSRWDRLRDALRQRVIGWLQKGDAKRRAEYAF from the coding sequence ATGGCTGAGCGATCGTTCGTCGAAGAAGTAAAGAAGCTGCGGCTCTCGGGCGGCGAGGTGTTTCGTGGTGAAGGCATTCTGGCAGTCACCAAGGCCTTGCTGGAGTCAGGTGTTTCCTATGTCGCCGGCTACCAGGGCGCGCCGATCTCGCATCTCATGGACGTGCTGGCCGATGCGCAGGACATCCTGACCGAGCACGGCATCCGCTTCGAGAACAGCGCGAGCGAGGCCACCGCCGCCGCCACGCTCGCGGCCTCGGTCAACTACCCGCTGCGCGGCGCCGTAACCTTCAAGGCGACCGTGGGCACCAACGTGGCGTCCGACGCGCTCGCCAACCTCGCGTCGGGCGGCGTGACCGGTGGCGCGCTGGTCATCGTCGGCGAGGACTACGGCGAAGGCTCGTCGATCATGCAGGAACGCAGCCACGCCTTCGCGATGAAGTCGCAGATCTGGCTGCTCGATCCGCGCCCGAACCTGCCCTCGATCGTGGATGCGGTCAAGCAGGGCTTCGATCTCTCGGAAGCGAGCCATACGCCGGTGATGCTGCAGCTGCGCATCCGCGCCTGCCACGTGCACGGCCAGTTCGTCGCCGGTGACAACCGCCGCGCGAAGTTCACGCTCAAGGAAGCGCTGGAGAACCCGCAGCGCGACGTCAGCCGCATCGTGCTGCCGCCCGCGAGCTTCCTGCACGAGCAGGAAAAGGTGAAGGACCGCTGGCCCGCCGCGGTGAAGTTCATCGAGGAGCGCCAGCTCAACGAGTTCTTTTCCGAAGACGCGGACGATATCGGCATCATCGTGCAGGGCGGCAGCTACAACACGTTGATGCGTGCGCTCGAGCGGCTCGATCTGGCCGACGTCTACGGCAACACCAAGGTGCCGCTCTACGTGATGAACGTGGCCTATCCGGTCATCGAAAGCGAAGTGCTGCGCTTCTGCGAAGGCAAGCGCGCGGTGCTGGTGGTCGAGGAAGGCCAGCCGAACTTCATCGAACAGAACCTCGCGACCATCCTGCGGCAGGCGGGATCGGGCACCGCACTGCATGGCAAGGACATGCTGCCCGTGGCCGGCGAATACACCGCCGCCGAACTGCTGAAGGGCGCGCGCAGCTTCGGCGAGCGCTACGGCCGCCTGCAAGCGCTGCCGGTGCCTGCACCGGTGCGCAAGGTGATTCCGCTCAAGGCCGTGGCCGAGCCCGCGAAGCCGCTCGCCGAAAGCGTGCATGCGCGCCCGCCGGGCTTCTGCACCGGTTGCCCGGAGCGCCCGATCTTCAGCGCGATGAAGCTGGTCGAACGCGAGCTCGGCGCGCACCACGTCAGCGCCGACATCGGCTGCCACCTGTTCTCGATCCTGCCGCCCTTCAACATCGGCAACACCACGATGGGCTACGGGCTCGGTGCTGCCGGCGCGGCCGCGCTCAACACCCAGGCCGGCAAGCGCGCGATCTCGGTCATGGGCGACGGCGGCTTCTGGCACAACGGCCTGACCAGCGGCATCGCCAACGCGGTCTTCAACGAGAGCGACAACCTCACGATCGTCGTCGACAACAACTACACCTCCGCGACCGGCGGGCAGGACATCCTGTCGTCGAAGGCGGTCAACGCCACGCGCAGCACCGGCCACGAGATCGAGCGCGCGGTGCGCGGCGTCGGCGTGAAGTGGGTCAGGACCCTGCGCCGCACCTACGACGTCGCGGGCATGCGCGACGCGCTCAAGGACGCGCTGACCACCAGGCAGAAGGGCCCGAAGGTGCTGGTCGCGCAATCCGAATGCATGCTGAACCGCCAGCGCCGCGAGAAGCCGCTGGTGCGCAAGGCGATCGCCGAGGGCAAGCGCCAGGTGCGCGAGAAGTTCGGCGTCGATTCCGACACCTGCACCGGCGACCACTCGTGCATCCGGCTTTCGGGCTGCCCGTCGCTGTCGATCAAGCCGAATCCCGATCCGCTGCGCACCGACCCGGTGGCGCATGTGCTCGACAGCTGCGTGGGCTGCGGCGTCTGCGGCGAGGTCTCGCACGCTGCGGTGCTGTGTCCCTCGTTCTACAAGGCGCAGATCGTGAGCAACCCCAGCCGCTGGGACCGCCTGCGCGACGCCCTGCGCCAGCGCGTCATCGGCTGGCTGCAGAAGGGCGATGCCAAGCGGCGCGCCGAATATGCCTTCTGA
- a CDS encoding MarR family winged helix-turn-helix transcriptional regulator encodes MPTADQGPFTGEVPERELRFVDDYLPALLAQASQLISSEFHEVARKHGFSVSEWRVMASLAGGEAISIGQLAQVTVTKQPTVTRLLDRMEARGQVERLPHDSDRRITLVRITRKGSKAVEHLMELAREHEMRVLEPFGLQRAEELKRTLRQLIELHARAPGDAPEGGDEE; translated from the coding sequence GTGCCCACCGCGGACCAGGGGCCATTCACCGGGGAGGTGCCGGAACGCGAGCTCCGTTTCGTCGACGACTACCTGCCCGCACTGCTCGCGCAGGCCAGCCAGCTGATTTCCTCCGAGTTCCACGAAGTTGCGCGCAAACACGGCTTTTCGGTGTCGGAATGGCGCGTGATGGCGTCGCTGGCGGGCGGGGAGGCGATCAGCATCGGGCAGCTGGCACAGGTCACGGTGACCAAGCAGCCCACTGTCACGCGGCTCCTGGATCGCATGGAAGCGCGCGGTCAGGTCGAGCGCCTGCCCCATGACAGTGATCGTCGGATCACTTTGGTGCGGATCACGCGCAAGGGCTCCAAGGCCGTGGAACATCTGATGGAACTGGCGCGCGAGCACGAGATGCGCGTGCTCGAACCCTTCGGCCTGCAGCGCGCGGAGGAGCTCAAGCGCACGCTGCGGCAGCTCATCGAGCTGCATGCGCGCGCGCCGGGCGATGCGCCCGAGGGCGGCGACGAGGAGTGA
- a CDS encoding thiolase family protein — protein MTRRLSYEGVAVAVPVTVPYVRYSTRSAHWFLGQAIDSLVKASGVKKEQIDGLCVSSFSLVPDTAVGVTQHLGLSPRWLDHVPTGGASGVMCLRRAARAVQSGDADVVACVAADTNHVDSFRLTLGSFSNFARDATYPYGSGGPNSIFAMITSHYMRTFGARREDFGRICVDQRSNALKNPHAMFKKPLTLDEYMAARPISDPIHLFDCVMPCAGAEAFLVMSEERARDLGLPHAVIRGAIERHNAYSEDPVMVRGGWRMDRDDLYAQAGVKPADIDFVQTYDDYPVIVMMQFEDLGFCEKGEGSAFVQSHVMTNDGSFPNNTSGGQLSAGQAGAAGGFLGMTEAIRQLTDTAGARTVPDAQLGLVAGFGMVTYDRCLCTGAIILGRPA, from the coding sequence ATGACGCGCCGGCTCTCCTACGAAGGCGTGGCCGTCGCGGTGCCGGTGACGGTGCCCTACGTGCGCTACTCCACGCGCAGCGCCCACTGGTTCCTCGGCCAGGCGATCGACTCGCTGGTGAAGGCGAGTGGCGTGAAGAAAGAGCAGATCGACGGTCTTTGCGTCAGCAGCTTCTCGCTCGTGCCCGACACGGCGGTCGGCGTGACGCAGCACCTGGGCCTGTCGCCGCGCTGGCTCGACCATGTGCCCACCGGCGGCGCATCGGGCGTGATGTGCCTGCGCCGCGCTGCGCGGGCAGTGCAGTCCGGCGATGCAGACGTGGTTGCCTGTGTCGCCGCCGACACCAACCATGTCGATTCGTTCCGCCTCACGCTCGGCAGCTTCAGCAACTTCGCGCGCGATGCGACCTATCCGTACGGATCGGGCGGCCCGAACTCGATCTTCGCGATGATCACCTCGCACTACATGCGCACCTTCGGTGCCAGGCGCGAGGACTTCGGCCGCATCTGCGTGGACCAGCGCAGCAACGCGCTGAAGAACCCGCACGCGATGTTCAAGAAGCCGCTCACGCTCGACGAATACATGGCCGCGCGGCCGATCTCCGATCCGATCCATCTGTTCGACTGCGTGATGCCGTGCGCCGGCGCCGAAGCCTTCCTCGTGATGAGCGAGGAGCGCGCGCGCGATCTCGGCCTGCCGCATGCGGTGATCCGCGGCGCGATCGAGCGGCACAACGCTTATTCGGAAGACCCGGTGATGGTGCGCGGCGGCTGGCGCATGGATCGCGATGACCTCTATGCGCAGGCCGGCGTGAAGCCCGCCGACATCGACTTCGTGCAGACCTACGACGACTATCCCGTCATCGTGATGATGCAGTTCGAGGACCTCGGCTTCTGCGAGAAGGGCGAGGGCTCGGCCTTCGTGCAGTCGCATGTGATGACGAACGATGGCAGCTTTCCCAACAACACCAGCGGCGGGCAGCTTTCCGCGGGGCAGGCCGGCGCGGCGGGCGGCTTCCTGGGCATGACCGAGGCCATCCGCCAACTAACCGATACCGCCGGAGCGCGCACGGTGCCCGATGCGCAACTCGGCCTCGTCGCCGGCTTCGGCATGGTGACTTACGACCGGTGCCTGTGCACCGGCGCCATCATTCTCGGGAGACCGGCATGA
- a CDS encoding PDR/VanB family oxidoreductase, with protein sequence MSAQPATLQLRVAEARSLNPLIKLFRLRAVDGAVLPAYAAGAHIRIEVTLPDGKKDWRHYSLINFAAEADATEAPIEYVIAVRKEDEGRGGSRFMHERLSEGDTVTIEAPKNDFPLHTGPGGTVLLAGGIGITPLASMATRRRAENLPVRLHYAGRSRDLMAFLPELQSLLGDDLRVHADVEQGGPFDIGALLDGFPAGDRLYVCGPKVMLDAVLAQTQARGWTHDRVHFELFTTPAVEEGDHAFEVELAQSGQRYTVPADQSILDCLIEHGCDPMFDCKRGECGVCATPVIDGEIDHRDYVLTAREKAEGNVMQICISRAKGQRLVLDI encoded by the coding sequence ATGTCCGCCCAACCCGCCACCCTGCAACTGCGCGTCGCCGAGGCGCGTTCGCTCAATCCGCTGATCAAGCTGTTCAGGCTGCGCGCCGTCGACGGCGCAGTGCTGCCGGCCTATGCCGCCGGTGCGCACATCCGCATCGAAGTCACGCTCCCTGACGGCAAGAAGGACTGGCGCCACTACTCGCTGATCAACTTCGCGGCCGAGGCCGATGCGACCGAGGCGCCGATCGAGTACGTGATCGCGGTGCGCAAGGAGGACGAAGGCCGCGGCGGCTCGCGCTTCATGCACGAGCGCCTGAGCGAAGGCGACACGGTCACCATCGAAGCGCCGAAGAACGACTTCCCGCTCCACACCGGCCCCGGCGGCACCGTACTGCTGGCCGGCGGCATCGGCATCACGCCGCTCGCGAGCATGGCCACGCGCCGCCGCGCGGAGAACCTGCCGGTGCGCCTGCACTACGCCGGCCGCAGCCGCGACCTGATGGCCTTCCTGCCCGAGCTGCAAAGCCTGCTGGGCGACGACCTGCGCGTGCATGCCGATGTCGAGCAGGGCGGTCCCTTCGACATCGGCGCGCTGCTCGACGGCTTCCCGGCCGGCGACCGCCTCTATGTGTGCGGCCCGAAGGTCATGCTCGACGCGGTTCTCGCGCAGACGCAGGCGCGCGGCTGGACGCACGACCGCGTGCACTTCGAGCTCTTCACCACGCCGGCGGTGGAAGAGGGCGACCACGCCTTCGAAGTCGAGCTCGCGCAGTCGGGCCAGCGCTACACAGTGCCGGCCGATCAGAGCATCCTCGACTGCCTGATCGAGCACGGCTGCGACCCGATGTTCGACTGCAAGCGCGGCGAATGCGGCGTCTGTGCGACGCCGGTGATCGACGGCGAGATCGACCATCGCGACTACGTGCTCACCGCGCGCGAGAAGGCCGAAGGCAATGTGATGCAGATCTGCATCTCCCGCGCCAAGGGCCAGCGCTTGGTGCTCGACATCTAG
- a CDS encoding AMP-binding protein, with translation MHHTVHDAFSASARRTPGAEFLFTESVTAQAYDIAPGAILWGDAAAQVERLRAAYAKAGYGHGHRVGLLLENRPAFLFHWFALNALGVSVVPINAEMRSAELSYLIGHSEIGLAVTLPQRADDLRAAAKIAGIPFETMGPDDAVPPATKPAPHAPEPVGLSTECALLYTSGTTGRPKGCMLSNEYFLRAGQWYAELGDLCPVRPDAERIITPLPLNHVNAMAFSTMVVLVEGGCLVQLDRFHPKSWLQSARESRATIVHYLGVMPAMLLSAPAAAADREHDIRWGFGAGVDRKNHAPFEERFGFPLVEAWAMTETGAAACVMANHAPRHVGTNCFGRREDFVEIRLEGDDGRDAPDGTPGELLVRSSGDDPKRYFFSGYLKDEEATREAWVGGWFHTGDMVRRDAEGNYYFVDRKKNVIRRSGENISAVEVESVLNQHPAVKTSAVAATPDAVRGDEVLACIVLREDADSDEPAKLASSIVDHALSQLAYYKAPGYVAFVDALPLTASQKIQRGQLRELAQSLPGRANCVDTRSMKKRQS, from the coding sequence ATGCATCACACCGTTCACGACGCCTTCAGCGCGAGCGCGCGGCGCACGCCCGGGGCCGAGTTCCTGTTCACCGAATCGGTCACCGCGCAGGCCTACGACATCGCGCCGGGCGCGATCCTGTGGGGCGATGCCGCCGCGCAGGTGGAGCGCCTGCGTGCCGCCTATGCAAAGGCCGGCTACGGCCACGGCCACCGCGTCGGGCTGCTGCTGGAGAACCGGCCGGCATTCCTCTTTCACTGGTTCGCGCTCAATGCACTGGGCGTGAGCGTGGTGCCGATCAATGCCGAGATGCGCTCGGCCGAACTGAGCTATCTCATCGGCCACAGCGAGATCGGCCTCGCCGTGACGCTGCCGCAGCGTGCGGACGACCTGCGCGCGGCGGCGAAGATCGCCGGCATTCCCTTCGAGACGATGGGGCCGGACGATGCGGTGCCGCCCGCGACCAAGCCCGCGCCGCATGCACCGGAGCCTGTTGGCCTTTCCACCGAATGCGCGCTTCTGTACACGTCCGGCACCACCGGCCGGCCCAAGGGCTGCATGTTGAGCAACGAGTACTTCCTGCGCGCCGGCCAGTGGTACGCGGAACTCGGCGACCTCTGCCCGGTGCGGCCCGACGCCGAGCGCATCATCACGCCGCTGCCGCTCAACCATGTGAACGCGATGGCGTTCTCGACCATGGTGGTGCTCGTCGAGGGCGGCTGCCTCGTGCAGCTCGACCGCTTTCACCCGAAGAGCTGGCTGCAGAGTGCGCGCGAAAGCCGCGCCACCATCGTGCATTACCTCGGCGTGATGCCCGCAATGCTGCTGTCAGCGCCCGCCGCCGCGGCGGACCGCGAGCACGACATCCGCTGGGGCTTCGGCGCCGGCGTGGATCGCAAGAACCACGCGCCTTTCGAAGAACGCTTCGGCTTCCCGCTGGTCGAGGCCTGGGCCATGACCGAGACCGGCGCCGCCGCCTGCGTGATGGCGAACCACGCGCCGCGCCATGTCGGCACCAACTGCTTCGGCCGCCGCGAGGACTTCGTCGAGATCCGCCTCGAGGGCGACGACGGTCGCGATGCGCCCGATGGCACGCCGGGCGAACTGCTGGTGCGCTCCTCGGGCGATGACCCGAAGCGCTACTTCTTCTCCGGCTACCTGAAGGATGAGGAAGCGACGCGCGAGGCATGGGTCGGAGGATGGTTCCACACCGGCGACATGGTGCGCCGCGATGCCGAAGGCAACTACTATTTCGTCGATCGCAAGAAGAACGTGATCCGCCGCAGCGGCGAGAACATCTCGGCGGTCGAGGTCGAAAGCGTGCTCAACCAGCATCCGGCGGTGAAGACCTCGGCGGTGGCGGCGACGCCTGACGCCGTGCGCGGCGATGAGGTGCTCGCGTGCATCGTGCTGCGTGAGGATGCGGATTCGGATGAACCCGCGAAGCTCGCGTCCAGCATCGTTGACCATGCGTTGTCGCAACTCGCGTACTACAAGGCACCGGGCTATGTCGCCTTCGTCGATGCGCTGCCGCTCACTGCGTCGCAGAAGATCCAGCGCGGCCAGCTTCGCGAGCTCGCGCAATCCTTGCCGGGCCGCGCGAACTGCGTCGATACGCGTTCGATGAAGAAGAGGCAGTCATGA
- a CDS encoding indolepyruvate oxidoreductase subunit beta family protein — protein MTQPIKIAILAMGGEGGGVLADWIVDMGETNGYVAQTTSVPGVAQRTGATIYYVELFPQAQADADGGKPVLALMPLPGDVDVVLASELMEAGRAVQRGLVTNDRTTLIASTHRVYSIAEKSAMGDGRVDSNELLGHAERAAKRFIRFDMAQAAEASGSVISAVLFGALCGAGVLPFSRAQFEATIERGGVGVKPSLKAFGAAFARAQGEAETPAAALQQSPAPQPRHPAVRALVERAQGEFPADAQPVLLEGVRRLIDYQDVAYAGLYLDRMAAVAALPANDGGRLLRETARHLALWMSYEDTARVAALKTRATRFDRVRGEARVQQGQVLAINEYMHPRLQEICETLPAGFGRWLMNSTAPRKLVERMTQKGRVIQTSSLRGYLMLRTVAGMKRWRRSTIRFADENRRIEEWLGRIAEAAARNPELAVEVAQCQRLVKGYSDTHERGLRNYDTVMAALQRAGAAIAPATLRELRDAALADEHGDKLRAALLQHALA, from the coding sequence ATGACCCAACCAATCAAGATTGCGATTCTTGCCATGGGGGGCGAAGGCGGCGGCGTGCTCGCCGACTGGATCGTCGACATGGGCGAGACCAACGGCTACGTCGCCCAGACCACTTCGGTGCCGGGTGTCGCTCAGCGCACCGGCGCGACCATCTACTACGTCGAGCTGTTTCCGCAGGCGCAGGCCGATGCGGATGGCGGCAAGCCGGTGCTGGCGCTGATGCCGCTGCCGGGCGACGTCGACGTGGTGCTGGCCTCCGAGCTGATGGAGGCCGGCCGCGCGGTGCAGCGCGGGCTCGTCACCAACGACCGCACCACGCTGATCGCCTCCACGCACCGCGTCTATTCCATCGCCGAGAAGAGTGCGATGGGCGACGGCCGCGTCGACAGCAACGAACTGCTGGGCCACGCGGAACGCGCGGCCAAGCGCTTCATCCGCTTCGACATGGCGCAGGCCGCCGAAGCCTCGGGCAGCGTGATCAGCGCGGTGCTGTTCGGCGCGCTGTGTGGCGCGGGCGTGCTGCCGTTCAGCCGCGCGCAGTTCGAGGCCACGATCGAACGCGGCGGTGTCGGCGTCAAGCCAAGCCTGAAGGCCTTCGGCGCCGCATTCGCACGCGCGCAGGGCGAGGCGGAAACGCCGGCCGCTGCGCTGCAGCAGTCGCCAGCGCCGCAACCACGCCACCCTGCCGTGCGCGCGCTGGTGGAGCGCGCGCAAGGCGAATTCCCTGCCGATGCGCAGCCCGTGCTGCTCGAAGGCGTGCGGCGCCTCATCGACTACCAGGATGTCGCCTATGCGGGCCTCTACCTCGACCGCATGGCCGCCGTCGCCGCATTGCCCGCCAACGACGGCGGCAGGCTGTTGCGCGAGACCGCGCGCCATCTTGCGCTGTGGATGTCCTACGAAGACACCGCGCGGGTCGCCGCGCTCAAGACCCGCGCGACACGCTTCGACCGCGTGCGTGGCGAGGCGCGCGTGCAGCAGGGCCAGGTGCTCGCGATCAACGAATACATGCATCCGCGGCTGCAGGAAATCTGCGAGACGCTGCCCGCCGGCTTCGGCCGCTGGCTCATGAACTCGACCGCACCGCGCAAGCTCGTCGAGCGCATGACGCAGAAGGGCCGCGTGATCCAGACCAGCTCGCTGCGCGGCTACCTGATGCTGCGCACCGTCGCCGGCATGAAGCGCTGGCGCCGCTCGACCATCCGCTTTGCGGACGAGAACCGCCGCATCGAGGAATGGCTGGGCCGCATCGCCGAGGCCGCCGCGCGCAACCCCGAGCTCGCCGTCGAGGTCGCCCAGTGCCAGCGCCTGGTCAAGGGCTACAGCGACACGCACGAGCGCGGCCTTCGCAACTACGACACCGTGATGGCCGCGCTGCAGCGCGCAGGCGCCGCCATCGCGCCCGCCACCCTGCGCGAACTGCGCGACGCGGCGCTGGCCGACGAGCACGGCGACAAGCTGCGCGCCGCGCTCCTTCAACACGCGCTCGCCTGA
- a CDS encoding aromatic-ring-hydroxylating dioxygenase subunit beta produces the protein MHNEVTRQQLIDFVVHESRLLDAKRFDEWNALFTDDAFYWVPLIPNQEDGINHTSHLYEDKLLRDLRIERLKSPRAFSQQPPSRCHHLLQTPTVEEFDAAANRFVVRTEFHYTESQGDELQFYVGTFFHHLAVQNGALRMTLKRVNLLNCDAALPAVQLFI, from the coding sequence ATGCACAACGAAGTCACCCGCCAGCAGCTCATCGATTTCGTCGTTCATGAATCGCGCCTGCTCGATGCCAAGCGCTTCGACGAATGGAACGCGCTCTTCACCGACGATGCTTTCTACTGGGTGCCGCTGATCCCCAACCAGGAAGACGGCATCAACCACACCTCGCATCTCTACGAAGACAAGCTTTTGCGCGACCTGCGCATCGAGCGCCTGAAGAGTCCGCGGGCCTTCTCGCAGCAGCCGCCGAGCCGCTGCCACCATCTGCTCCAGACGCCAACGGTCGAGGAATTCGACGCGGCCGCGAACCGCTTCGTGGTGCGCACCGAGTTCCACTACACCGAGTCGCAGGGCGACGAGCTTCAGTTCTACGTCGGCACCTTCTTCCACCACCTCGCGGTGCAGAACGGCGCACTGCGCATGACCTTGAAGCGCGTGAACCTGCTCAACTGCGACGCGGCGCTGCCGGCGGTGCAGCTTTTCATCTAG
- a CDS encoding quinone oxidoreductase family protein, with amino-acid sequence MKAVRVHAFDSPPVLEDLPEPALRPARTLVRMEAATVGHIDRTVWRGSFLKHPPFPYTPGVEAAGVVVASHVHPEGRRVWLRGSGLGTLFDGTWCEVIDAPDEALGVLPDGVPSMIGSAFFSPSTSAWVALHDVARLSAGESVLLTGATGAVGSLAVQLALDAGAEVTALVADAAQAARMPSGAKVLVPGSDLASSLDSVSVDLLVDTVGGPVLAAALPRVRSGGRAVLVGYTAGNTLTLDIAHFLQRDVSLLPLNMFRREAAGHAAAPELLARLADGRLKLDVQPFALEDAAKAMNWIGQRGHRGRAVLVAGR; translated from the coding sequence ATGAAGGCCGTGCGCGTACATGCGTTCGACTCGCCGCCGGTGCTCGAAGACCTTCCGGAGCCGGCCTTGCGTCCCGCACGCACGCTGGTGCGCATGGAAGCGGCCACGGTCGGCCACATCGACCGGACGGTGTGGCGTGGCAGCTTTCTGAAGCATCCGCCGTTCCCCTACACGCCGGGTGTCGAGGCCGCGGGCGTGGTGGTCGCGAGCCATGTGCATCCCGAAGGCCGGCGCGTGTGGCTGCGCGGCAGCGGATTGGGCACGCTGTTCGACGGCACCTGGTGCGAGGTCATCGACGCGCCCGATGAAGCACTGGGTGTGTTGCCGGATGGCGTGCCGTCCATGATCGGCTCAGCGTTCTTCTCGCCGAGCACGTCGGCGTGGGTCGCGCTGCATGACGTCGCGCGGCTCTCGGCCGGCGAAAGCGTTCTCCTGACCGGCGCGACGGGCGCAGTCGGATCGCTCGCGGTGCAACTGGCGCTCGATGCAGGTGCCGAGGTGACGGCGCTCGTGGCCGACGCAGCGCAGGCGGCCAGGATGCCATCCGGCGCCAAGGTGCTGGTGCCGGGCAGCGATCTCGCATCTTCGCTGGATTCAGTCTCGGTCGACCTGCTGGTCGACACGGTCGGCGGCCCGGTACTCGCTGCTGCGCTGCCGCGCGTGCGCTCCGGCGGCCGCGCGGTGCTAGTCGGCTACACCGCCGGCAACACGCTGACGCTCGACATCGCGCACTTCCTGCAACGGGATGTTTCGCTGCTGCCGCTGAACATGTTCCGCCGCGAAGCGGCCGGCCATGCTGCGGCCCCCGAATTGCTGGCGCGACTGGCCGATGGGCGCCTGAAGCTGGATGTCCAGCCCTTCGCACTCGAAGACGCCGCGAAGGCCATGAACTGGATCGGCCAGCGCGGCCATCGCGGCCGCGCGGTGCTGGTGGCGGGGCGCTGA